DNA from Triticum aestivum cultivar Chinese Spring chromosome 7D, IWGSC CS RefSeq v2.1, whole genome shotgun sequence:
GCGTCTTCTTCTCCGGCGGAGCTGCCGACGGACAGAAGGAGCAGGTGCACTCTGAAAACGAACGGCTCGAATTCGCCCGGGCACTTCAGGGTTCAGATAACGAACGGCTCAAATTCGTCCGGGCACTAAAAACAACACAGAACACTGACGGACGGAACAAGGGAACTCTGGAAACAAATGACACCTCCGGGTTCAGATAACCAACGGCTTAGATTCGTCGTCATTGTATCACTATACATGAAAATAGATATAGCATTCCCTGTATAATGTTAAAATTCATTCATATTATTGTTTTGAATCTTATAATAAGAAGTTTATTGATCAATCAGATTTCTGCTATATTAATAATGCTTCTCTTGGAACTATCATGCTCTCGCAGTCACAGGTCATCAACAGGGCCCAATCGATGTTTTTGAACACTGCAAGATAACTAAATTCTAAAAATTGAACTTGCATAGATAGAAAAACAGAAGGACCAACAACAGGCGACAAAGAGTGCAGGACCAACAACACGAGTTGCTACAACTTTCATGTTGGCAAACGAGCAAGCATAACAATTAACAAAAACAGACGAGCACACATCGGCGATAAGAAAGTAATGATCTGGATGACTCCATTTCCTCCGGGTTCAGAAGACGAGCACACATCGGTGTGTTTGGTAGCCCGCATAGAGTCCAACCAGGCCTGCGCGGGAAGAAAATGGACTGTTTGTTTTCCTACGTTCACTGTTGAGCCTGCATCGCACGGAACATAAAGTAGCTCCCAGCCAGGACAGCTAGGAACGTCCAAATCGGCAGGTTTTTCAGAGCCAGGCCCGCGGCAGCGGCGGCTGCACACGAGGAGCCATGCTTGAGAAGTCGCCTTGTTTCCCGAAACGCAAGCAATAATTATCCTCATCTTTCCTCACCGCTCTCTCTCCACTCtcacaccggcggcggcggcgatcagcAGATCGGAGATCAGCAAGGCAACCACCGTCCGGACTTCACCGGCGTCAGCAACATCACCCGCAGCACTTCGGCAATGGTGGTAAGCCGTATTTTCACCTCCTAACCTGCTATTTCGCATTCGATCCGCGTTTAGATTCGATCCGCGTCCTAGGGGAATGGGGAATCGGGGTGAATAACGATAAGATTGATCATAACTTGACAATGTATACTAAGTAGTCATGGATTTTAGGGTTTCGATCCGGATTGAGTACAAGGGGAATGGGGATTGGGGGTTAATCTTACACAGTAGCTTAAATCTTAGCCCCGGCGACCCTGGAGGCGGTTGGAGCAGCGGGGACCATTGGCCTTGTTCTTGTCCTCCTGCTTGACCACTGTCTCGTCGTCATCACCAGAGTCCAGATCGATTGGCAAAGTAAGGTGGCCTGGATCCGGCGCCCGACGCCCTGACCACCATCTCcatcacttcttcttcctcctctggctCCGAAGGAGGAAAAAGAAGCGGTGGGGATGGTTGTCAGGGTGCCGAAGTCAGGCCACCGTACTTTGCCAATCAATCTAGACTTCGGCGAGGACGACGAAACAATGGTCCAGCCGGAGGACAAGAACAAGGTCAAGGGCTCCCGCCGCTCCAAAGGGTCGCTGAGGCTAAGATTTGAAACTACTGTATAAGATTAATCCCGAAACTCCATTCCCCTTGTACTCAATCCGGATCAGAACCCTAAAATCCATGGCTACTTAGTACTCACCGTTAAATTATAGTCAATCCTATGGCTATCTACCCCGATTCCCCATTCCCCTACAACACAAATCAAATCTAAACGCGGATCAAATGCGAAATAGTAGGTTAGGAGGTGAAAATACGACTTACTGCCATTGCCGAAGTGATGTCAGTAATGTTGCTAACACCGGTGAAGTCCGGCCTGTGGTCGCCTTGCTGATCTCCGATCCGCTGATCTCCGCCGCTGCCGGTGTGAGAGTGGAAGAGTGGAGAGAGCGGTGAGGGAAGGTGAAGGTAATTATTACCGACGCTTCAAAAAACAACACGACTTCTCAAGCGTGGCTTCTCacgtgcagccgccgccgccaacgtGCATCCCGCGGGCCTGGCTCTGGAAAAACCTGCTGATTTAGACGTTCCTAGCGGGCCTGGCTGGGAGCTGCTTTAAATTCCATGCGGTGCAGGCCCAATATATAGTGAACTCAGGGAATCAAACAGCACATTTTCTCCTAGAGCGCGCCTGGTTGGCCTCTATGTGGGCTACAAAACACGCCCCATGCCTTGTGTTTCCGTCTAAACAAGCGGGGCAACCAAACAGGTCATCTTTCGTTACGCCCCATGTAGGCTAGAGGGTATGCACTATGCAGGCAAACAAACAACACGCGGGTGTTGGTTTTTTGCCTGTTTTCCCTCACCCAGGCTCAACTAGGTCAAGCGTGCAACACAGATAAAAGTTGCTACGAGAACCAAACACACCCTTTGTTGCCCTTGCGGCAGAAGGAGCATCCCTCAGTGAGCCTCGCCTTTCCTCCTGTAGGCCGGCAGAGCACCGTCTCCCAACCTGGGCACACCACCATGGTCTGAGAGTGGCTGAACACGGTCGTTCTGTGATCAAGACAGTAGAAAGTTGGAAACATCAGTCatcaattttttcttttttcttggcgAATGAATAAGTTAACTGAACTTGGTTCATGTATAAGCATCAATATAAATCAGGGGCAGGCAAACAACAGACTATCAATGGAGGCAGATCCAACATTTGACGTGGAATGATCTTCAAAAGTAAAATCAGTAATCAGCTAGAAGCATTAGCACAGGCAACCGACAAGAGCACATCATCAGCGAAGCACAACAATAGTAATACTACTAGAAGATGCACATGTTCCTAAATCTACAGACCTTCTCATACATCAGCATCTCGGCAATCAAAATTGCATAAACAAACCTAATCTTTATCAAGACATAGCAATTTTTTTTAAATCAATTCCTCTGGTCCATAGTACACTCCACCATCATAATTTATGTTGCTATTGCGTATGTACAGTATTTGCTAGGAAGACAGGAGTAAAGCGGGGGGGAAGATGATGAACTCATTTTGCAGCAGTTACATGTTGAAGCAGCCCTGGGACTTGACATCCTGCACGCAGAGACGAACGCATCGTTAGGGGCCAGGCTAAGAGAGCAATCAACCATCAGATTCTATAAGCGAGAGCGACACGCACGTACCATGAGGAAGTAGTCGGGGGACTGCACGAGGCGCTTCTTCTTGTGCTTGAGCTTCTCGAGCTTCTGCAGGACCTGCTCCGATCCCCAAGCGAGatcacgagacagagagagagagaatcaaGCTACGGCGTGCGATCAGACGATGGGAGCAAGCATTCGAGATCGACCGAAGGGGTCAGACGAGCGGCGGTGTTGGCGACGGAGAGGATGCGAGCAGAGCACTGGGTGGCGGCGGGGGGTGGGAGGAGTGGAGGGCTAGGGCTGCGGCTGGAAGAGGCGTTCCGGCGAGGGCGCCCCTATTTCTGGCTTTCAGCGAGACAGGGGCGAAGCCTCGCGTCCGGGGGACGGCCCAGCCGCGCGGAGGCCACGGCCTTTTTTTTTTGTTATATCTTTTTCTGTTTTATGTatggttttttgttttatttttgtacttttctATATCTATCTACTACTTAAAAGAATGTAAGGTTCTAatttcacctttcttcccaccGCTCCTTTGTCTAACCTTTACTTTATGATAATCAATCAACTTAATTTACTTACATTCTAAACCAATTCcattttaatttacttaccaaacttctgaCCAAAATACAAGGTAATTCACGGggagaatttgatgaacatttatttacacaatcgcattattatGAACAGGTATATCATAATTTAACGTAATAGAAtttttatatcccgttgcaacgcacgggtattgTTCTATTATATTATACTACATAAAAAAGcgtaaggttcccatttcacctAACCTCTCTTTCGTCCAACCTTCCTTACATATGTCCCACTTTTTCCTActcctctttgatttttttccCTCACATCCATTCTCCCTAAAATAGAATCAACTGTCTCATGTTTTACTAACTTAGCAAAATAAGTGCTTAACAATAAAATGGCATGTAAATCATGGTAATCGCATACAAAAGTTTGGCAAACGCATTAATAATGTGCAGTCTTTAAAATATTCCCGTTGCAACGCTCAGGCAAT
Protein-coding regions in this window:
- the LOC123165803 gene encoding 40S ribosomal protein S27, whose product is MDVKSQGCFNITTVFSHSQTMVVCPGWETVLCRPTGGKARLTEGCSFCRKGNKGISRSSYGDLIYHCNGYCHTIDVFTGVEVSTPRLPSSAKCGKNSIRMAF